Below is a genomic region from Gillisia sp. Hel_I_86.
CTCAGATGTTATTCTGAAACGGTTTTTTAAAACCGAAGGGGACGAGGTGCAACTGGCCTTCAGCAAACTGGAATTGGGAAATTTTATAAGCGAGCAGCTCGAAACCGTAGAGTCTGATGAAGAAATGGATTCAGAAATACAGATCTTCCAAAACGCGTTGGAATTTTCAGATATCAAGTCCCGTGAGGTGATGGTGCCCAGAACGGAGATCGTGGCGGTAGACCAAAATGTGGATCCCAAAGACCTTGTCAAAATTTTTACCGATACCGGCTTGTCCAAGATCCTTGTTTATAATGAAACAATAGATGATATCATAGGCTATATTCACTCTTTTGAACTTTTTAAAAAACCAAAAACCCTTAAATCCATACTTCTTCCCGTGGTGTATGCCCCAGAAACAATGTGGGTTAAAGACGTACTTAATATTTTGATCAAGAAAAGGAAGAGTATCGCGGTAGTGATAGATGAATATGGAGGAACCAGCGGAATGATCACCATAGAAGATATTGTGGAAGAATTGTTTGGGGAAATAGAAGACGAACACGATTCTGTTGTTCTTATTGAAGAAAAACTTGGTGAAGATCATTATAAATTTTCTGCTAGATTGGAAGTGGATTATCTAAATGAAACCTACAAATTAGATATTCCCGAAGGCGAAAATTACGAAACACTTGGAGGTTTCATTACCAATCATACCGAGGAGATTCCGGAAATAGATGAAGAAGTAAAGATCAATAACTACCACTTTAAGATCTTGGATGCCACCAACACTAAAATAGAATTGGTGGAAATTCAATTAAAAGACAAAAATTAAAAAGAATTACGTTAATATTTTGCAAATATTAAGTTTTATAATTAGGTTAAAAACACTATTTTCGCGCACTATATTAGATAAATAACAACTACAAATGGCAGTATTAAATAAAATTAGACAACGGTCTGTTTTCCTTATCATAATTATTGCATTGGCATTGTTCTCATTCGTACTTGCCGATGTAATTCGTAATGGGGGCTTAAGCTCACAAAAATCACAAAATGTGGTTGCGACCGTTAATGGAGAAGAGATAAGCAGAGAGGATTTTGCCAGACAGGTAGATGCTTACCAACAAAACATGGGGCCTAATGCAACTACTTCTCAGGTTGTGAACCAGGTTTGGGACCTAAAACTTCGTGAAGTTGTTTTGCAAGAAGAATTTGAAAAGCTGGGGATCAATGTAGGGGAGGCTCAGGTTAGGGAATTGCTTCGGCTTCAATTGGCCCAAAACCCAAATTTTGTGAATGAAGTTGGGATGTTCGATGAAAACAAACTACAAGAATATGTGGCTAATTTAAAGGCTACTTCTCCCCAAGCATATAACCAATGGGTTGCTTACGAGAATTCCATAGCAGAAAATGCAAAAGAGAATATTTACTATAATATGGTAAGAGCCGGAGTTGGTGCTACCTTATTGGAAGGGGAGCAAGCCTACAAAATGGAGAACGATAACATCGATCTTAAATTCGTGCAGCTACCATATTCCAGCATTGCAGATACTCAAGTAAGTGTTTCCAAAGACGAAATCAAGGATTATGTTAAGAAACATTCAGAAAGATTTCAGGTAGAGAAAACCAGGGATATCCAATTTGTGTTTTTTCCTGAAGAAGCATCCAAAGAAGATGACAGTGAAGCTAAGTCAGTGGTTGCAGGTGTTCTCAATAGTAGGGTAGAATTTAATTCAGCTTCTAGTAAGAATGATACCTTACCAAGCTTTAAAGAAGCGGATGATGTGGAAGCATTTGTAAATCAAAATTCAGATATTCAATATCAGGATAGGATTTTATTCAAAAGTGATTTAAAAGGAAGTTTTGCCGACCAAATTTTTAATTTGAATGAAGGTGAAACGTATGGGCCATATAAAGAAGGTGGATATTGGAAAGTGACTAAAATGGTAGAAGCTGTTCAAATTGCAGATTCTGCAAAAGCAAGCCACATCATGATCTCTTGGAAAGGTTTGCCAACCGCTGCTGAAACTTTAAGAACTAAAGAAGAAGCAAAAATATTGGCAGATAGCCTTGCCGGAGTTGTAAGAAAAAACAAAGCTAGTTTTGAAGCTTTAGCGGCTCAATATTCAGCAGATATCGCTTCAAAAGATAAAGGAGGCGATCTTGGATTTTTTAGACCAGGATCTATGATCAAGAATTTCAACGACTATGTGTTCAATAATAATAAGGGGGATATCGGGGTTGTAGAGTCTGAGTTTGGATACCATGTAATTTCTATTGAAGATAAAACTGCTGAAGAGCGCGGAGTGAAGCTAGCAACTATTGCTAGGGAGATCGAGCCTTCAGAAAAATCATTGAACGATCTTTATACCAAGGTTACAAAGTTTGAAATAGCTGCTAAGGACAAGGACAAAGATTTCGCTGAAGTAGCCAAAGCCGATAATTACGAAGTGAAAACCGTAAGGGGCATGAAAGTTTTGGAGGAGAATATCCCAGGAGTTGGTGCACAAAGGAGAATTGTACAGTGGTCTTTTGAGGATGATGTAAAAGCAGGAGATATCAAGAGATTTGAAGTTCCTGGAGGATATGTGGTAGCACAGGTTACTGCCGTTAAAAAGAAAGGCATAATGTCTGCAGAAGAAGCATCTGCAACGGTAACACCTATCTTGATGAAAGAGAAAAAAGCAAAACTTTTAAAGGAAAAAGCCAAAGGAGCATCTTTAGCTGAAATCGCTAAAAATAATGGAGCAAGTGTTCAAACAGCAAGCGCTATTAACTTGAATAATCCAACTTTGGCAGGTGCTGGTAACGAGCCAGCAGTGGTTGGAGCTGCGTTTTCTTTAAAACCGGGAACGGTGAGCAAGCCAATTTCGGGTGAAAAAGGGGTTTATGTTGTGGAAATGGTTGCTTTAAATGCAGCACCAAAAATGGATTCTTATAAGAGCTTCGCCCTGAGGGAAGCTTCACAGAGAAGGCAAGCAGTAGTTTCCAGGGTATTCCAAGCTTTAAAAGAAAATGCTGAAATTGAAGATAACAGAGCTCGTTTTTACTAGTCCCTAAATAATATATTACATAAAAAGCCCTTGAGAAAATCAAGGGCTTTTTATTTGCTTAAAATTGTAGGGGGCTAGATTAAATCCAACGTCGAATTAAAGAGGTTCCAGCTTCTAATGGATCCTGAACTGAATTATCATTGACATATTTTTAAAAATATATAAAACACTCCCTTTGGTCGGTAAAGCTTCATTTAATTTTTATCATTGTTCATTTTTTTTTCTTGTCCAAAAAAACGAACCAAAAAAAGGACACTTTTTTGTAGGTGTTTCCAATTATGCTACCGCATAATTAGAACCGTACTTCCCCAGCTAAATTTTCTCCAAGGCTTCAAAAATTTTACGCCGGGAAAGCACTACACTTGCAAAAAAGAAATTCCTAAGACAATAAATCTGCTTGGAATCATCATACGTCAATTTCCTGCGCTAGGTAAATTTTTTTATTTCGGGTCTCAGGATGACGAATTTAAGAACTAGAGCGGGTTTTTTTCTGTAAGAATAAGTTCAAAGAATCGAACTGGGATAAGGATCTACTGGTTTATTAAAATGAAAGCCTTTTTATCCCCTACGGTTGCGTACTTAACAACAACCTTTATCTTCCTGAATGGGAGGACAGGGAACGTTTCCGTAAGAACAATACACACAACAATCACCTTCTGTGGGTTTTAGTACTTGCTTGCAATTTTCACATTCGTAAAAGAACTGGCAAGCGTTTGTTGGCATATCCTCTTTCTTTTCATGTCCACAGTTGGGACAAGTAATTTTTGATTCTAATATAGTTACCATATTAAAAAGTTTTGGTTGATAATTTTCGTTGTTATTTAATTGAGTATCAGTTAGGGCTCTGGTTCAAAATATTGTTGTTTTGAAGTCCTCCCAGAGGGGAAATTTAGGAGGGAAGTGTAAATTATATTAACACATCTCCACCCCATCCCTTCCCAAACATGGTAAGGGAGTATCTTTCAGCGAAGCGCTCTTTACTCTTTAACTGGACACTACTGAAAAAAGACCATATCATTATAAGAAATGATAGTTTTATATCCTTTTCCTCTAAAATAATCTTGGGCTGCTTCTTTTCCTGTTGCCAATACAAAATCGCCACCCCATCCCCCAAGGCTTTTTACGACACCCGGAAAATCAGGAAAAAGTTCCGATTTCACCTTTGGAGTATTTAGGATTTTTGAAATGATGGTTTCGTGGATCTCTACCAATAGTTCGAATTCTTTTAAGGTTTCACAATGAAGAAACTGACTCGTTAAGCTAGAGATTTTCGCAATGTTCTTTTGCATTTCAGCTTTAGATTGATCTCTATAATGTTGGATAGAATCCCTACTGTTTTGTTTTCTATTTAAATGCACAAAGAACAGCTCATCCTTAAAACTTGGATCGAAATCTACATTCAATACGTTCCTTTTTTCGTTGGAGAGCTCATAAGTAATGGCATTGTTATATTGCGCAGCAGCAATATCATATCCGCTTCCTCCAAAGGTTAATTGCAGCAATTTATAAGCATCTATTTGAAACCATTGGGCGATATTATTTATTAATGTTGAAGAAGTGCCAAGGCCCCAATTCTTTGGAAAATCAAGTTGCGTAGTTACAATGAAACCGTCCGAATTCTTAAGCAAATTAGGATTTAATGAATTTGCTGTCTGCAAAATTTTTAAAAGATAGGCTTCTTCTGAAATGGATCCTGCTAATGGAGCAATATCTGGTTTTTTAAGCACCTCCTCGATTTCGAAAAATACTTCAAGCCACTTTTTGTTTTTATGGTCGAAGGCAATCCAGTGTATTCCCTGTTTGGAGGTTTTTTCAACATTTAGGCTTTGCCCGAATTTTGTGGGAAGGGATAAAGAAACGGCTCCATCCAAAACCACATATTCCCCGGTGATCAACAGTTTTCCGTTACTTCGAAAAGTGGTCATAAATGCAGTTTGTTAATTTCGGATTCGTTCTAATTGCTCGGAGACACTACTATGGGTAACCGTATGTTTTTTAAAATAATGAATAAGTTCCTCCTTTTCTCTTGGAGTTGCGTTCTGGGAATTCAGGATATTCATTAAATGCATTTTCATGTGCCCCTGCTGAATGCCATTTGTCACCAAGGTTTTCACTGCCGCGAAGTTTTGTGCCAAACCTGCAACAGCAACAATCTCCATTAGTTCCCTTGCAGAGGGCTTTTGAAGGATCTCTAAGGCTACTTTGGCAAGTGGATGAAGATTGGTAAGCCCGCCTACCGTTCCTAAAGCTAATGGGATTTCCATCCAGAATTTAAAAATGTCATTTTCTACGCTGGCATGAGTCAAACCAGTGTAAAACCCATCTTTGCAAGCGTAGGCGTGAATGCCCGCTTCTATGGCTCTAAAATCGTTTCCGGTCGCCAATACTACAGCATCAACACCATTCATAAGCCCTTTGTTATGTGTAACAGCTCGATACGGCTCTACTTCAGCAATCTTAATGGCTGTTAAGAATTTCTCGGCAAATGTTCCATGGGAAATATGTGTGTCATCATATAATTCTGAAACCGGACACGAAACTTCAACTTTTACCAAGCATTCCGGCACATAATTGGAAAGGATGCTCATGATCACTTCCAAGCGTTTTTCTTCAACATTAAATTCCTGAAACTTTGCAGCTTCCTCTTTTAAGGTATCTGCAAATTTTTCTAAACAGGAGTTTATAAAATTGGCACCCATAGAATCCTTGGTTTCAAAAGTACAGTGCAACTGAAAATAACCACTTATCAACTTGGTCTTATCCACCAACTCGATACCCAACACGCCGCCACCCCTCTTCCGCATATTTCTGGTAACGCCGCTAACAGCATCGAATAATACAGGCTTAACACCCTTAAAAAACCGATTTAATTTCTCCCTATCTCCGTTATAAATAAAATGAACCTGTCCATTTTTGGTGGTATTTAAAACTTCTACTTTAAACCCTCCTCGGGTTTGCCAGAATTTCGCGGCTTTACTGGCTGCGGCAATCACAGAGCTTTCTTCGGTGGCCATAGGGATCGCCATTAACTTTCCATTAATTAAAAAGTTAGGTGCTATCCCAAAGGGCAAATAAAAATTGCTCAGGGTGTTTTCGGTAAATTCCTCATGTAGTTGTTGTACCGCCTCATTCTCGTTCCAATATTGTTTCAATACTTTTTCGGCAATATTGGAACCCTGTAAATATGTTTTTAGCAACCAGTCAATTTTTTCTTCCTTGTTCAATTTGGAAAAACCGCTAATGGGTGTGATCATTGGATAATAGATTTGTGCTTCAAAGATACAATTACTGCTCTTATTGAGGAAACAAGTCTTATCGCAAAAGGAAAAATTGGACTTTGGCAATTTTTCTGCTTTAACATTCTGTTAGTATTTAACACCAAAAAACTGCTTTTTTTGCTGAATTTTTAGTAAACTTGGCCTATAAAATTTATTTTACACATTTATGAGAATACCAAAATTTGTCCTTACCCTGTTTTTGGTAGGAACTTCTGCGATTTATGCACAAGAAAAGCAAGTCACTTTAGAAGATATATGGGGGGGCACCTTTGGGCAGGAGCGACTGGAATCTTTGAAATCTTTAAATAATGGAACCCAATATATCGTTCTTAATCAAGATAGAAAAGCCGGGACTTCCAGTATAGATGTTTTCGATTATAAGTCGGGTGATAAAAAGGGAAGCCTTTTAAATAGTTTGGATTTGCCAGAATTATCGAGGTTCCAATCTTACGAGCTTAGTGCAGATGAAAATATGGTCTTATTGGCTACAGAGTTGGACAAGATCTACCGTCATTCTTCAAAGGGAATTTTTTATATCTACGATGTAAAATCCAAAGAACTAAAGAAATTAAGCGAAAAGAAAGTGCAGGAGCCAACATTTTCTCCAGATGCTTCTAAAGTAGCCTATGTTTTTGAAAACAACCTTTTTGTAAAAGATCTTTCTACCGGGAAAGAAACCCAAGTAACCAAAGACGGTAAAAAGAATGAGGTAATCAATGGGATTACAGACTGGGTTTACGAAGAAGAATTTGCTTTTGTAAGAGCATTCGATTGGAATGCCGATGGAACAAAAATCGCTTTTTTGAGGTTCGATGAAGTTGACGTACCGGAATTTTCCATGGATATTATCGGAAGCGACTTATACCCTACAGCCTCCACATTTAAATATCCAAAAGCAGGAGAGGCAAATGCAAATGTTTCATTACATATCTACGATCTAAAGAATTCCAAAACCAACGAGGTTAGTTTAGGGGACTATAAAGATTTTTATATCCCTCGAATTAAATGGACAAATAACCCAAATATCTTAAGTGCCCAGGTTCTTAACCGTCATCAAAATAATCTGGACCTTATTTTTGTAAATGCTGAAAAGAATGAAGCACAAGTTCTTTTAAATGAAGAGGATGCAGCTTATGTGGACATTACAGATAATTTAACTTTTTTAGACGATAACAGCTTTATTTGGACCAGTGAGAAGGATGGGTACAATCATATTTATCACTACGACAAATCTGGAAAACTTTTAAATAGGATTACAAAGGGGGATTGGGAAGTGACCGATTATTATGGGTTTAACCCGAAAACTAAAAGGATTTATTTCCAAAGTACAGAAAATGGAAGTGTAAATAGGGATGTGTATTCCATTAAAACCGATGGTTCCAAGAAAACCCGTCTAACCGAAAAAACCGGCACAAACAATGCCGATTTTAGTGCAGATTATACATTTTTCATCAATACCTTCAATAATACCACAACTCCAAATGAATATACATTGCATAATGCTGAGAATGGAAAACTGGTGAGAAAGATCAAGGATAATTCAGCATTAAAAGAAATGGAGAAAGCATTTGATTTTTCTCCCAAAGAGTTGTCCACTATAGAAATCAATGGAAACGAATTGAATATGTGGACCATTAAGCCGTCAGATTTTGATGCCACCAAGAAATACCCACTTTTGATGTACCAGTATTCTGGGCCAGGTTCTCAAACTGTTTCAAATTCCTATGCAGGTTCAAATGATTATTGGTACCAGATGCTTGCAGATTTGGGATATATTGTAGTTTCTGTCGATGGGCGCGGAACAGGATTTAAGGGAGCAGCTTTCAAAAAAATAACCCAAAATGAATTGGGAAAATTTGAATTGGAAGATCAAATTGCGGCGGCCAAGAAATTAGGGGAGCTGGATTATATAGATTCAGAAAGAATTGGGATCTGGGGCTGGAGCTACGGAGGATTTATGTCTACGAATGCAATCTTAAAAGGAAACGATGTCTTCTCTATGGCAATTGCAGTTGCACCGGTTTCTAGCTGGAGATTTTACGATACCATCTATACAGAGCGTTATATGACCACTCCGCAAGAGAATGCAAGTGGGTACGATGAGAATTCCCCAATTAACCATGTAGAGAAATTAAAAGGGAAGTACCTTTTGGTTCACGGTTCTGGGGATGATAATGTGCATGTTCAAAATTCCATGAGATTAATAGAAGCTCTGGTACAAGCGAATAAGCAATTCGATTGGGCAATTTACCCGGATAGAAATCATGGGATCTATGGTGGAAACACAAGATTGCACTTGTACACTAAGATGACAAACTTCATTAAAGAAAATTTATAATAACCTTACCAATAACTATATAATGGCAAATACAGCACCTCCGGCAAATCAAAAGGAATTATTCGGGCATCCTATGGGATTGTATATCTTATTTTTCACAGAAATGTGGGAACGGTTTTCTTACTATGGAATGCGCGCAATCTTGGTTCTCTATCTTGTGAGTGCAACAACAGGAGGGAATGCTGGTTTGGGTTGGACACAGCCTGAGGCATTGGCACTTTACGGTTGGTACACAATGCTTGTTTATGTGGTATCTATACCGGGAGGTATTCTTGCCGATAAAGTCTTTGGCCAAAAAAAGGCAGTACTCATTGGGGGAATAATTCTGGTATTTGGCCATGGTATTTTAGCCGTGGAAGAAATGTGGGCTTTTTACACCGGTTTGGGATTAATTATCGCTGGGGTCGGACTTTTAAAGCCAAACATTTCTACAATGGTGGGTGGTTTATATAAAGAAGGGGATATAAGACGGGATAAAGGTTTTACCATATTTTATATAGGAATTAATGTTGGTGCATTTTTATCCAGTATAATTGTAGGTACCGTTGGAGAAGTGTATGGATGGCACTATGGCTTTGGTCTTGCTGGAATCGCTATGGCACTTGGGCTAATAGTTTATTTATGGGGCCAAAAATATTTAACCAATGTAGGGAATCTATTGTCTAAAGTAGAGCGCAACGAAGGTGCTTCTTTAGGGAATCTTTTTAGTGAACTATTAAATTCCCCATTACAATTAGTGGTTTCAACAATTTTATTAGGAGCATCAATTTGGGGTTGGTTATCATGGGGATTTGGTTACGGACTGTTGTTCTTGTTCTTAACCTTGGTGGTTGCCATGATGATGATGGTTTATAAAGATCTTACAAGCCAGATCATGAAAGATAGATATGTAGTGATGCTGCTTTCTTTTATTTTGGTGATCGTATTCTGGGGAGCTTTTGAGCAAGCCGGTGGATTAATGAATATTTATGCTTTAGACAATACAAATAGATCTATCCCATTTAGCCTTCCTTTTGGAATTGGGAACGAGGTGCCCGCGTCTTGGTTTCAATCTTTAAATGCGATGTTCATCATTATATTTGGAGTAGTGATAGCAAATTATTGGGCTAAACGAAAACTGAAAAGCAAAGAAGCATCTTCCATTTTTAAGATGGCCATCGGGGTTATAATTATGGGAATAGGTTTCATATTTATGGTTTTTGCCGCAATGCAGTTTGAATCTAATGGGTCATCTGCAATGTACTGGTTGGTATTGGCTTATTTATTCCATACTATTGGAGAGCTTTGTTCTTCTCCGGTTGCACTCTCTTTTATCACCAAATTAGCTCCGGTTAAATATGCGTCTTTAATGATGGGTGTTTATTTGCCGCTACAGGTTTAGGTAATAAAGTGGCTGGGGAACTGGGTGCATTCGCTTCGGAAGCGGGTGATATTGCAATTTTCTCTGGAATAACTATATTCACGGTTACATTTGCTTCTATCGTTCTTTTAATGTTGAAGCCATTAAAGAGACTTACACATGGAGCTGAAGATAATGAGAGGGAAATGTTGGAACAGGAACCTTACGAACTAGCAGATACAGAAATTAATTAGGGTTTTTATGTCAGTAGATAAGGCATCTTCCGAGGATTTCTTCAACTCGAATGTTTTAGGTCATCCTTCCGGGTTATTTGTTTTGTTTTTTACTGAAATGTGGGAACGCTTCTCCTATTATGGAATGCGTGCCTTATTGGTGCTTTTTTTAACTTCAGCTTTATTTAATGAAGGTTGGGCTTGGCCTCGAGAGCATGCACTTGCCCTGTATGGTACCTATACCTCTTTAGTTTATCTAACGCCAATCTTGGGTGGTTTCCTTGCCGATAAATATATGGGCTATAGAAACGCTGTGATTTTGGGCGCTTTTTTGATGACTCTTGGCCATGTGAGTATGGCACTGAATACAGAATTTATGCTGTATGTGGGATTATTCTTTTTAATATTAGGGAATGGGTTTTTTAAACCTAACATGACGTCTATTATTTCTCATATGTACGAGGGACATGAAGAGAAAAAGGATGGAGCTTTCACTATTTATTATATGGGGGTTAATGCAGGAGCATTCTTGGGGATCTTACTTTGTGGCTATGTTGGAGAAGAAATTGGTTGGCACTGGGGCTTTGGTCTTGCCGGGATCTTTATGTTTTTTGGTCTTTTACAATTCTATTTTGCCCAAAATATTTTCGGGGAAGTAGGTAAGAAACCAATTAAGGGAGCAGAAGAGGTAACTATTGATAAAACGGTAGATAAACTGAACCCATTCACATTATTGGATAAAGCTTTCATTATAATTAGTGCGGTGATAGGTTTGGTGTGGATCATTAATGATCCCATGTCTAAAATTGGAGGCACCAATATATTTGACTTTACTGTTGCCGGGATGGATGGTTCTAACTTTATGATCTTGTTCGCCCTTATAATTTTTATAATTTTATTGGTATCCAGGATTATTAGGTACAGTCCAATAGTGAGGGATAAAATGATAGCCGTGTCCATCTTTGCCTTTTTTACCGTTTTCTTTTGGGCAGCTTTTGAGCAAGCAGGCGGTTCTATGACAATTTTTGCTGCAGATTATACAGATAGGGTTTTAGATGGTAGCTCTGCTAATATTTTTAGGGTTGTAAATACCCTGATCACTATAATTCCATTGGGGATTATTACATGGGTGTTGTTTAAACTTTTTCGGCAGACTTTTGCGAAATATGGATTGTCTAATGTGTTTTTAGGAACCAGTTTTATAATTATATGGGTGTTGGTTGGGTTTATGCTTTACAACCAATATCTTCAAGAAAACCCAGAGGTTCCGGCCTCATGGTTTAGTGTTCTTAATTCCTTGTTCATTATTATTTTTGCGCCTTTGTTTTCTAAACTTTGGGAAAGTAAATACAATCCTTCCGTAGCTGTAAAGTATGGGGCTGGATTAATCTTATTAGGGGTTGGATTTTTATCCTTGGCCTATGGGGCTTATGGAATTCCATCTGGTGCCAAGATAGCAGCTGTCAGTATGATCTGGTTGGTATTTGCTTATTTCTTCCATACCATGGGAGAATTGTGCTTGTCGCCGGTGGGTTTATCTTATTTAAGCAAGCTGGTTCCAGGACGAATGATCGCATTTATGTTTGGGATCTGGTATTTGGCAATAGCTATAGGTAATAAATTAGCGGGAACCACAGGGGGAATGATAGATGAAATTACTGCGGAATATTCTCTCTCTACGTTCTTTTTATTGTTCTTTATAATTCCAGCTGTAGCGGGAGTTCTTATAATTATGTTGCATCCGCTGTTAAAAAAGTTGATGCACGGTATCAAATAGGTAATTTTTAGCATGTTTATCCAGTGTTCTCATCAATTAAAAGAAAAATGACACAAGCCTACGAAAATGAATTGATTGTCTTAAAATTTGGTACAACTTCGGTTTGCGATAAAAAGACTATGGAGATAAAAGAGAAATGGATACAATCTGTAGGCGAAGAAGTAAAAAGGCTAAAAGAAAAAGGGAATAAAGTAATCATCTTTACTTCTGGCGGACTTGCAACGGGTAGGCAGGAAATAGTCAAGATAAAACTAAACAATCAAAAAATACAGCAAAATAAAAAAGCCTTGGGAGCAATAGGGTTAAGTAAATTACTCTATAAATGGCAAAAGAATTTTGGCCATATTGGATTGCTTGCAGCAGCATTAACCATAAGAGAAGAAGATATAGAGACTACCTCA
It encodes:
- a CDS encoding GDCCVxC domain-containing (seleno)protein, which produces MVTILESKITCPNCGHEKKEDMPTNACQFFYECENCKQVLKPTEGDCCVYCSYGNVPCPPIQEDKGCC
- a CDS encoding peptidylprolyl isomerase; translated protein: MAVLNKIRQRSVFLIIIIALALFSFVLADVIRNGGLSSQKSQNVVATVNGEEISREDFARQVDAYQQNMGPNATTSQVVNQVWDLKLREVVLQEEFEKLGINVGEAQVRELLRLQLAQNPNFVNEVGMFDENKLQEYVANLKATSPQAYNQWVAYENSIAENAKENIYYNMVRAGVGATLLEGEQAYKMENDNIDLKFVQLPYSSIADTQVSVSKDEIKDYVKKHSERFQVEKTRDIQFVFFPEEASKEDDSEAKSVVAGVLNSRVEFNSASSKNDTLPSFKEADDVEAFVNQNSDIQYQDRILFKSDLKGSFADQIFNLNEGETYGPYKEGGYWKVTKMVEAVQIADSAKASHIMISWKGLPTAAETLRTKEEAKILADSLAGVVRKNKASFEALAAQYSADIASKDKGGDLGFFRPGSMIKNFNDYVFNNNKGDIGVVESEFGYHVISIEDKTAEERGVKLATIAREIEPSEKSLNDLYTKVTKFEIAAKDKDKDFAEVAKADNYEVKTVRGMKVLEENIPGVGAQRRIVQWSFEDDVKAGDIKRFEVPGGYVVAQVTAVKKKGIMSAEEASATVTPILMKEKKAKLLKEKAKGASLAEIAKNNGASVQTASAINLNNPTLAGAGNEPAVVGAAFSLKPGTVSKPISGEKGVYVVEMVALNAAPKMDSYKSFALREASQRRQAVVSRVFQALKENAEIEDNRARFY
- a CDS encoding hemolysin family protein → MEAEILIIVCSLILSAFFSGMEIAYISSNKIFIEIEKRQSGILANVLKKLTKKPSKFIATMLVGNNIALVVYGFYMGELIMTVLLGLMPSESRFVTAMVTDFSLLTQTIISTLVILFTAEFLPKVFFQIYANSFLKIFAIPAYLFYFLFSFVSSFVIWISDVILKRFFKTEGDEVQLAFSKLELGNFISEQLETVESDEEMDSEIQIFQNALEFSDIKSREVMVPRTEIVAVDQNVDPKDLVKIFTDTGLSKILVYNETIDDIIGYIHSFELFKKPKTLKSILLPVVYAPETMWVKDVLNILIKKRKSIAVVIDEYGGTSGMITIEDIVEELFGEIEDEHDSVVLIEEKLGEDHYKFSARLEVDYLNETYKLDIPEGENYETLGGFITNHTEEIPEIDEEVKINNYHFKILDATNTKIELVEIQLKDKN
- a CDS encoding peptide MFS transporter, whose product is MSVDKASSEDFFNSNVLGHPSGLFVLFFTEMWERFSYYGMRALLVLFLTSALFNEGWAWPREHALALYGTYTSLVYLTPILGGFLADKYMGYRNAVILGAFLMTLGHVSMALNTEFMLYVGLFFLILGNGFFKPNMTSIISHMYEGHEEKKDGAFTIYYMGVNAGAFLGILLCGYVGEEIGWHWGFGLAGIFMFFGLLQFYFAQNIFGEVGKKPIKGAEEVTIDKTVDKLNPFTLLDKAFIIISAVIGLVWIINDPMSKIGGTNIFDFTVAGMDGSNFMILFALIIFIILLVSRIIRYSPIVRDKMIAVSIFAFFTVFFWAAFEQAGGSMTIFAADYTDRVLDGSSANIFRVVNTLITIIPLGIITWVLFKLFRQTFAKYGLSNVFLGTSFIIIWVLVGFMLYNQYLQENPEVPASWFSVLNSLFIIIFAPLFSKLWESKYNPSVAVKYGAGLILLGVGFLSLAYGAYGIPSGAKIAAVSMIWLVFAYFFHTMGELCLSPVGLSYLSKLVPGRMIAFMFGIWYLAIAIGNKLAGTTGGMIDEITAEYSLSTFFLLFFIIPAVAGVLIIMLHPLLKKLMHGIK
- a CDS encoding S9 family peptidase, with amino-acid sequence MRIPKFVLTLFLVGTSAIYAQEKQVTLEDIWGGTFGQERLESLKSLNNGTQYIVLNQDRKAGTSSIDVFDYKSGDKKGSLLNSLDLPELSRFQSYELSADENMVLLATELDKIYRHSSKGIFYIYDVKSKELKKLSEKKVQEPTFSPDASKVAYVFENNLFVKDLSTGKETQVTKDGKKNEVINGITDWVYEEEFAFVRAFDWNADGTKIAFLRFDEVDVPEFSMDIIGSDLYPTASTFKYPKAGEANANVSLHIYDLKNSKTNEVSLGDYKDFYIPRIKWTNNPNILSAQVLNRHQNNLDLIFVNAEKNEAQVLLNEEDAAYVDITDNLTFLDDNSFIWTSEKDGYNHIYHYDKSGKLLNRITKGDWEVTDYYGFNPKTKRIYFQSTENGSVNRDVYSIKTDGSKKTRLTEKTGTNNADFSADYTFFINTFNNTTTPNEYTLHNAENGKLVRKIKDNSALKEMEKAFDFSPKELSTIEINGNELNMWTIKPSDFDATKKYPLLMYQYSGPGSQTVSNSYAGSNDYWYQMLADLGYIVVSVDGRGTGFKGAAFKKITQNELGKFELEDQIAAAKKLGELDYIDSERIGIWGWSYGGFMSTNAILKGNDVFSMAIAVAPVSSWRFYDTIYTERYMTTPQENASGYDENSPINHVEKLKGKYLLVHGSGDDNVHVQNSMRLIEALVQANKQFDWAIYPDRNHGIYGGNTRLHLYTKMTNFIKENL
- a CDS encoding GYDIA family GHMP kinase; the encoded protein is MTTFRSNGKLLITGEYVVLDGAVSLSLPTKFGQSLNVEKTSKQGIHWIAFDHKNKKWLEVFFEIEEVLKKPDIAPLAGSISEEAYLLKILQTANSLNPNLLKNSDGFIVTTQLDFPKNWGLGTSSTLINNIAQWFQIDAYKLLQLTFGGSGYDIAAAQYNNAITYELSNEKRNVLNVDFDPSFKDELFFVHLNRKQNSRDSIQHYRDQSKAEMQKNIAKISSLTSQFLHCETLKEFELLVEIHETIISKILNTPKVKSELFPDFPGVVKSLGGWGGDFVLATGKEAAQDYFRGKGYKTIISYNDMVFFQ
- a CDS encoding hydroxymethylglutaryl-CoA reductase, degradative codes for the protein MYYPMITPISGFSKLNKEEKIDWLLKTYLQGSNIAEKVLKQYWNENEAVQQLHEEFTENTLSNFYLPFGIAPNFLINGKLMAIPMATEESSVIAAASKAAKFWQTRGGFKVEVLNTTKNGQVHFIYNGDREKLNRFFKGVKPVLFDAVSGVTRNMRKRGGGVLGIELVDKTKLISGYFQLHCTFETKDSMGANFINSCLEKFADTLKEEAAKFQEFNVEEKRLEVIMSILSNYVPECLVKVEVSCPVSELYDDTHISHGTFAEKFLTAIKIAEVEPYRAVTHNKGLMNGVDAVVLATGNDFRAIEAGIHAYACKDGFYTGLTHASVENDIFKFWMEIPLALGTVGGLTNLHPLAKVALEILQKPSARELMEIVAVAGLAQNFAAVKTLVTNGIQQGHMKMHLMNILNSQNATPREKEELIHYFKKHTVTHSSVSEQLERIRN